From Aptenodytes patagonicus chromosome 1, bAptPat1.pri.cur, whole genome shotgun sequence, one genomic window encodes:
- the ATF7IP gene encoding activating transcription factor 7-interacting protein 1 isoform X1: MDSTDEPQKKVFKARKTMRVSDRQQLEAVYKVKEELLKTTEVKLLNGKHENGDSDLNSPLSNTDCMEDKREVNGLVGLCVNSEEERTASDEISEAKSPESRAGNIVHDIEPKPLTLSPENVPSEQNKDTDTALACEAENGVLASNKDNFHEENNTKDHLDQRESDIPSEGESKSICDISDSSEEKGETNDLAIHSDSSGEEKRTEEVTAEDAVGEEAISSSMEADQEPKDKRDGTAGLSETTAQKTIDDPSESILDSTESMETDEIIPILEKLAPAEDELSCFSKSSLLPVDDTVPDLEEKIDNCLGSPSKQENNESLPKEAFLVLSDEEDPCDEKEEHAEVILPNKSSLPEEVEEERRKESEEDKEGEEAQKEEEKHTERSEVSRRKRSKSEDMDSVHSKRRRYMGEDYEAELQVKITARRDVDQKLQKVIQRLLEEKLTALQCAVFDKTLADLKTRIEKVECNKRHKTVLTELQAKIARLTKRFGAAREDLKKRQENSPNAPLSPGKAASDTANTNNATYRNAGTVRQMLESKRNVGESTPATFQAPVNAVPASSLAAASTVVSGHPKPQTPVTSTSSLTTTVLPTANTATVVGTNQVPSGSTQSVSVSLQSLPVILHVPVAVSSQPQLLQGHTGTLVTNQQSGNVEFISVQSSSTVGSLTKTTVSLASTNPTKPNNSPSVPSPGIQRNSPASAGSVGTTLAVQAVSTAHPVAQATRTSLPTVGTSGLYNATSSRAPLQMKIPLSAFSSTAPIEPPTVTAPRVENQTSRPPTDTSANKRTAEGTTQLKQEETSSENKEAVEAAQTNFNFPEDVLFGLEEEEEDAKSIKNTHKQTGWAANLLKQWLAKNGKDPSFELVPVSELNDILREFYYTIRNHDGNTYSVASYKSMRAGLNRHLKMPPYNRQICLMKDKEFAGANMVFVSVLKMLRMQGKDETHHHPPIAAEDLRKIKQSGVLGLHSPLALVNKVWFDLQLHFAKRGREILRDLAPDAFVVEKDKNGRRYAMFRYPGKGKNGEDPHKMGKMYDMPGDPNCPVFSLELYLSKLPPEPPAFYLHPLKLTSEQMQEQPVWYKREPMGVNYLGTMMPRISVAARLSQRYTNHSLRTTTIQLLCEAGLGPREIMAVTGHRSESAIRHYWGAAEVRYRAWSDIMENNAPSYLYSKIPNEVIKESLSGASTSSINHVVLEQSKILFPKKSVVPPSTNSVTLVPEGHPALNSKSPVLLNHSSSKVFLPKNMASGNLTAGPLQGCCNKPVFIKRVIKQEPMT, encoded by the exons ATGGATAGCACAGATGAACCtcagaaaaaagtctttaaagcACGAAAAACAATGAGAGTGAGTGATCGACAACAACTTGAAGCTGTCTATAAGGTTAAAGAGGAGCTGTTGAAGACAACTGAAGTTAAACTGTTAAATGGAAAGCATGAGAATGGAGATTCTGATTTAAATTCCCCTTTAAGCAATACAGACTGTATGGAGGACAAGAGGGAAGTTAATGGCCTAGTGGGCTTGTGTGTTAACtctgaagaagaaagaacagcTTCTGATGAAATTAGTGAAGCCAAAAGCCCTGAAAGTAGGGCAGGGAACATAGTCCATGACATAGAACCCAAACCTCTAACGCTGTCTCCAGAGAATGTTCCTTCTGAGCAGAATAAAGATACTGATACTGCTTTAGCTTGTGAGGCTGAAAATGGAGTGCTTGCTAGCAATAAAGATAACTTccatgaagaaaataatacaaaagatCATTTGGACCAAAGAGAGAGTGACATCCCATCAGAAGGTGAAAGTAAATCAATCTGTGATATTAGTGACTCTTCTGAAGAGAAGGGAGAAACAAATGACTTAGCTATTCATTCCGATTCATCTGGCGAGGAAAAGAGGACTGAAGAAGTAACTGCTGAAGATGCTGTTGGAGAAGAAGCCATCTCTAGCAGTATGGAAGCTGACCAGGAACCAAAGGACAAACGAGATGGCACTGCAGGTCTTTCAGAAACCACTGCTCAGAAGACAATAGATGACCCAAGTGAAAGTATCTTGGACAGTACTGAATCTATGGAAACAGATGAAATTATTCCAATTTTGGAAAAACTAGCCCCGGCTGAAGATGAACTGAGCTGTTTTTCTAAAAGTTCTCTGCTTCCAGTGGATGACACAGTCCCAGATTTAGAAGAGAAAATAGACAACTGTTTGGGTTCACCATCCAAGCAGGAAAATAATGAAAGTCTGCCAAAAGAGGCTTTCTTAGTACTGTCTGATGAAGAGGATCCCTGTGATGAGAAGGAGGAACATGCTGAAGTGATACTACCAAATAAGTCAAGTCTTCCAG aagaggtggaggaggagagaagaaaggagagtgAGGAGGATAAAGAAGGAGAAGAGgcccagaaagaagaggagaaacacACTGAGAGAA GTGAAGTGTCAAGGAGAAAGCGTTCCAAATCTGAGGACATGGACAGTGTTCATTCTAAACGTCGTCGGTACATGGGAGAAGATTATGAAGCAGAACTCCAAGTAAAAATTACAGCCAGAAGGGATGTTGACCAAAAATTGCAAAAG GTTATCCAGAGACTGTTAGAAGAAAAACTTACTGCTTTACAGTGTGCTGTATTTGACAAGACTCTGGCGGACTTGAAAACCCGAATAGAGAAAGTAGAATGTAACAAGAGGCATAAAACTGTGCTTACTGAACTACAG GCTAAAATTGCTAGATTGACAAAGCGGTTTGGAGCAGCCAGGGAGGACTTGAAGAAAAGACAGGAA aattcACCAAATGCACCTCTGTCACCAGGGAAAGCAGCAAGTGACACTGCAAACACAAACAATGCGACATACCG AAATGCTGGCACAGTGAGGCAGATGCTGGAGTCAAAGAGGAATGTAGGAGAGAGCACACCAGCAACTTTTCAAGCCCCTGTCAATGCAG tgCCAGCTTCCAGTCTTGCTGCTGCTTCGACAGTTGTCAGTGGACATCCTAAGCCTCAGACCCCAGTGACCTCCACCAGCTCTTTGACAACAACAGTTCTTCCCACAGCTAACACAGCTACGGTTGTAGGCACTAACCAAGTGCCCAGTGGCAGCACTCAGTCAGTGTCTGTGTCATTGCAGTCTTTGCCCGTAATCTTGCATGTACCTGTTGCAGTGTCATCCCAGCCTCAGCTCCTGCAAGGCCACACAGGGACTTTGGTCACTAACCAACAGTCAGGCAACGTTGAATTCATATCTGTACAAAGCTCATCTACAGTTGGTAGCCTTACCAAAACTACAGTGTCTTTGGCATCAACTAACCCAACTAAACCAAACAACAGCCCATCTGTGCCCAGTCCTGGTATTCAAAGGAACTCTCCAGCCAGTGCTGGGTCAGTAGGCACAACGTTGGCAGTACAGGCTGTTTCTACTGCACATCCTGTTGCCCAGGCTACAAGGACTTCTTTGCCCACAGTGGGTACTTCGGGACTTTATAATGCTACCAGCAGTCGAGCCCCCCTACAGATGAAGATTCCCCTCTCTGCATTTAGTAGTACAGCTCCTATTGAACCACCCACCGTTACAGCGCCCAGAGTTG AAAACCAGACAAGCAGGCCACCAACAGATACTTCGGCAAACAAGCGAACTGCTGAGGGAACAACACAG TTGAAACAGGAAGAGACTtcatcagaaaataaagaagcGGTAGAAGCAGCACAGACGAATTTTAACTTCCCTGAGGATGTCCTCTTTGgcttggaggaagaggaagaggatgctAAGAGCATCAAAAACACCCACAAGCAGACTGGCTGGGCAGCTAACCTATTAAAACAATGGCTGGCCAAAAATGGCAAGGATCCTAGCTTTGAATTGGTCCCAGTAAGTGAACTCAATGATATCTTAAGAGAGTTTTATTACACAATAAGGAATCATGATGGAAATACCTACAGTGTGGCAAGCTACAAGTCAATGCGTGCTGGCTTAAACCGGCATCTCAAAATGCCACCTTATAATCGTCAGATTTGCTTAATGAAGGACAAAGAGTTTGCTGGTGCAAACATGGTATTTGTGAGCGTGCTGAAGATGCTGCGCATGCAGGGAAAGGATGAGACTCACCACCATCCTCCTATAGCCGCTGAGGACTTGCGTAAGATTAAACAATCTGGTGTGCTGGGATTGCACAGTCCACTGGCACTCGTCAACAAGGTGTGGTTTGATTTGCAGTTGCATTTTGCCAAACGAGGGAGGGAAATTTTAAGAGATCTGGCTCCAGATGCTTTTGTTGTTGAGAAGGACAAGAATGGGCGTCGATACGCTATGTTTAGGTATcctggcaaaggaaaaaatggagaagatcCTCATAAAATGGGTAAAATGTATGATATGCCAGGGGACCCAAACTGTCCTGTTTTTTCCTTGGAGCTTTATTTGTCTAAGTTGCCTCCGGAGCCCCCTGCCTTTTACCTGCATCCTTTAAAGCTAACGTCAGAGCAAATGCAAGAACAGCCTGTCTGGTACAAAAGAGAACCGATGGGTGTGAACTACTTAGGTACCATGATGCCCAGGATAAGTGTGGCAGCCAGGCTCTCTCAACGATATACCAATCATTCTCTCCGAACTACCACCATCCAGCTACTGTGTGAAGCAGGACTGGGGCCTAGAGAAATAATGGCAGTGACAGGCCATCGCTCCGAGTCTGCTATTAGACACTACTGGGGAGCTGCGGAAGTTCGCTACAGGGCTTGGTCAGATATAATGGAGAATAATGCCCCCAGTTACCTATATAGCAAGATCCCAAATGAAGTGATAAAAGAATCACTATCTGGTGCCTCCACCTCTTCTATAAACCATGTTGTTCTAGaacaaagcaaaattttattcCCTAAGAAATCTGTGGTGCCACCTAGCACTAATTCTGTGACTTTAGTCCCTGAGGGACACCCAGCTCTGAATTCCAAAAGCCCTGTCCTGTTGAACCACAGTTCTTCCAAGGTGTTTCTCCCCAAGAACATGGCCAGTGGGAACCTAACTGCTGGTCCCCTTCAAGGCTGTTGTAACAAACCTGTCTTTATAAAGCGTGTGATAAAACAAGAACCAATGACTTGA